The Metabacillus litoralis genome contains a region encoding:
- the hydA gene encoding dihydropyrimidinase — MKKLITNGTIVTAVDTYQADIVIENEKIIAIGSNLHIEVDEVIDAKGTYLFPGGIDPHTHLDMPFGGTVTKDDFETGTIAAAFGGTTTVIDFCLTNKGEPLKKAIKTWHDKSEDKAVIDYSFHLMIGEINEEVLEELTSVINDEGITSFKVFMAYKDVFQADDGTLYRTLEAAKELGALVMVHAENGDVIDYLTKKALAEGKTEPIYHALTRPPEIEGEATGRAAKLTELTNSQLYVVHVSCQDAVEKIAEARSKGIDVWGETCPQYLVLDKTYLEKPNFEGAKYVWSPPLREKHHQDVLWNALKSGELQTLGSDQCSFDFNGQKSLGKNDFTKIPNGGPMIEDRMSILFSEGVKKDRITLNQFVDITSTRAAKLFGLFPQKGTIAVGSDADIVIFDPNVERTISAETHHMAVDYNAFEGMKVTGEPVSVLSKGEFVVRDKFFVGKAGKGKFIKRAKYGQYSIRDQEIKVPL, encoded by the coding sequence TTGAAAAAGTTAATTACAAATGGAACGATTGTAACTGCAGTAGACACGTACCAGGCAGATATAGTAATAGAAAACGAGAAGATTATCGCAATTGGAAGTAATCTTCATATAGAAGTAGATGAAGTCATTGACGCAAAAGGGACATATCTATTTCCTGGAGGAATAGACCCCCACACACATCTTGACATGCCTTTTGGAGGTACAGTGACGAAGGATGATTTTGAGACAGGCACGATTGCAGCGGCATTTGGTGGAACTACGACTGTTATTGATTTTTGTTTAACAAACAAAGGAGAACCATTAAAAAAGGCAATCAAAACATGGCATGATAAATCAGAAGATAAAGCCGTTATTGATTATAGCTTTCATCTAATGATTGGAGAAATTAATGAAGAAGTGCTAGAGGAACTTACTAGTGTAATAAACGATGAAGGAATTACGTCATTCAAAGTGTTTATGGCATACAAAGATGTGTTTCAAGCTGATGATGGAACATTATACCGTACATTAGAAGCAGCAAAAGAGCTTGGTGCGCTAGTTATGGTCCATGCTGAAAATGGTGATGTAATCGATTATTTGACGAAGAAGGCATTGGCGGAAGGAAAGACTGAACCAATCTATCATGCACTGACAAGACCACCAGAAATAGAAGGTGAAGCAACAGGCAGGGCAGCAAAATTAACAGAGTTAACGAATTCACAACTATATGTGGTCCATGTTTCTTGTCAGGATGCCGTAGAAAAAATTGCCGAAGCAAGAAGTAAAGGGATAGATGTGTGGGGGGAAACATGTCCACAGTATTTAGTTCTCGATAAAACGTACTTAGAAAAACCAAATTTTGAAGGGGCAAAATATGTATGGTCACCACCACTTAGGGAGAAACATCATCAAGATGTTCTTTGGAATGCTTTAAAAAGCGGTGAACTTCAAACATTAGGTTCAGATCAATGTTCGTTTGACTTTAATGGGCAAAAATCCTTAGGGAAAAATGATTTTACAAAGATTCCAAATGGAGGTCCAATGATTGAGGATCGAATGAGTATTCTATTCTCTGAAGGGGTGAAAAAAGATCGAATTACCTTGAATCAATTCGTTGATATTACCTCAACACGAGCTGCAAAGTTATTTGGCTTATTTCCACAAAAGGGAACAATAGCAGTAGGTTCAGATGCTGACATTGTAATTTTTGATCCGAATGTAGAAAGGACAATTTCTGCAGAAACCCATCATATGGCCGTTGATTATAATGCTTTTGAAGGTATGAAAGTAACGGGGGAACCTGTTTCTGTTTTATCTAAAGGGGAATTTGTTGTTCGTGACAAATTTTTTGTAGGTAAAGCTGGAAAAGGTAAGTTTATAAAGAGAGCTAAGTATGGACAATACTCCATCCGAGATCAGGAAATAAAGGTACCATTGTAA
- the preA gene encoding NAD-dependent dihydropyrimidine dehydrogenase subunit PreA — MADLHIDLAGIKSPNPFWLASAPPTNSGYQVQRAFEAGWGGAVWKTLGEPIINTSSRFAAVSFNGQRVAGFNNIELITDRPLEVNLKEIYETKKKFPHHAIIASVMVEPKQEKWHEIIKRVEDVGVDGFELNFGCPHGMAERGMGAASGQVPELVEKQTSWVKEVATSPVIVKLTPNITDITVTAEAAVQGGADAISMINTINSLAGVDIHSWKTIPHVGGKGAHGGYCGPAVKPIALNMVAECARNSKVNVPISGIGGISNWQDAVEFLLMGATGVQVCTAAMHHGFRIVEDMIEGLSNYLDDKGLNSIMEIVGKSVTNYSEWGNLDLNYKVVARINNDVCINCNKCHIACEDTSHQCIDLLRDPIGKTSLKVREEDCVGCNLCSIVCPVDGAINMVEVKSELPPMSWNERQSVLATMTNSSVNLVK, encoded by the coding sequence ATGGCTGATTTACATATTGATCTTGCCGGAATAAAATCACCCAATCCGTTTTGGTTGGCCTCTGCTCCTCCCACAAATTCCGGATACCAAGTACAAAGGGCGTTTGAAGCTGGTTGGGGTGGTGCTGTTTGGAAGACTTTAGGTGAACCGATAATTAATACTTCTTCACGCTTTGCAGCAGTTAGTTTTAATGGCCAAAGAGTAGCAGGTTTTAATAATATTGAGCTTATTACTGATCGACCACTTGAGGTCAACTTAAAAGAAATATACGAAACAAAGAAGAAATTTCCCCATCATGCAATTATTGCTTCAGTAATGGTTGAACCGAAACAGGAAAAATGGCATGAAATTATTAAAAGGGTAGAGGATGTTGGTGTAGATGGATTTGAACTAAACTTTGGATGTCCCCATGGTATGGCTGAACGGGGGATGGGGGCAGCTTCAGGTCAGGTCCCTGAATTAGTAGAAAAGCAAACATCTTGGGTAAAGGAGGTTGCCACATCCCCAGTTATTGTAAAGCTCACTCCTAATATTACAGATATAACTGTAACTGCTGAAGCGGCTGTACAGGGGGGAGCGGACGCCATTAGTATGATTAACACAATAAATAGTTTAGCGGGGGTGGATATTCATTCATGGAAAACAATTCCACATGTTGGTGGGAAAGGAGCGCACGGTGGCTACTGTGGGCCAGCAGTAAAACCAATTGCACTCAACATGGTAGCAGAATGTGCAAGAAATTCAAAAGTTAATGTACCTATTTCTGGGATAGGCGGCATTTCCAACTGGCAGGATGCTGTTGAATTTTTATTAATGGGAGCAACTGGAGTTCAAGTATGTACAGCTGCTATGCACCATGGCTTTCGAATTGTTGAAGATATGATTGAGGGTCTATCAAACTATCTAGATGATAAAGGGCTTAATTCTATCATGGAGATTGTCGGAAAGTCTGTAACCAATTATTCTGAATGGGGAAATTTGGATTTAAACTATAAAGTAGTTGCTCGAATTAACAATGATGTTTGCATTAATTGTAATAAGTGCCATATTGCGTGTGAAGATACATCACACCAATGTATTGACTTGCTAAGAGATCCAATAGGAAAGACTTCATTAAAGGTAAGAGAAGAAGATTGTGTAGGTTGTAATTTATGTTCTATTGTATGTCCTGTAGACGGGGCGATCAATATGGTAGAGGTGAAAAGTGAGCTTCCACCAATGAGCTGGAATGAGCGACAATCTGTATTAGCGACTATGACTAATAGTAGCGTTAACCTAGTAAAATAA
- a CDS encoding NAD(P)-dependent oxidoreductase has protein sequence MNRERKEISLTDLKQNFEEVEKGLSNREALEEANRCLYCYDAPCIKACPTEIDIPSFIKKISSGNLKGSAKTIMQSNPVGASCARVCPTEELCEGACVLNYSTKPIMIGNLQRYATDWAIHNEQILFQEGEKNGKRVAIIGSGPAGLSAARELARLGYEVTIFEAEEKAGGLNTYGIVSFRLPQNVTYWEVDQVKKLNVEIKTNTRVGTDVSVEALLGTYDSIILAAGMAQVPKLNIEGEEATGVYDAINFVKETKSTEIPTNLIGKKVAVIGAGNTAIDAATCSVRLGAANVKIIYRRTLKEMTAYDFEFEFAKQDGVEFSWLTAPKRIISDETGKVIGLECIKMELSEKGEDGRRHPVEIKGSEYVMEVDAVIRAIGQSRHNQLLEKLEVEHQAGVVILANGSQQTSNPKVFACGDVIFGKGQGEAMVVSAAQQGKLAAYELHQKLGSEAVETA, from the coding sequence GTGAATCGAGAAAGGAAAGAAATTTCGCTAACTGACCTAAAACAAAATTTCGAAGAAGTGGAAAAAGGACTTTCAAATCGAGAAGCCTTGGAAGAAGCGAATCGATGTTTATACTGTTATGACGCTCCTTGTATCAAGGCATGTCCTACGGAAATTGATATTCCTTCCTTTATTAAAAAAATCTCAAGTGGGAATCTAAAAGGCTCTGCCAAGACAATTATGCAATCAAATCCAGTTGGCGCTAGTTGTGCTCGGGTATGCCCAACAGAGGAACTATGTGAGGGAGCATGTGTCCTGAATTATTCTACTAAGCCAATCATGATAGGAAATCTACAAAGGTATGCAACAGATTGGGCCATTCATAATGAACAGATTCTTTTCCAAGAAGGGGAGAAAAATGGCAAACGTGTAGCGATTATAGGAAGTGGTCCAGCAGGGCTATCAGCAGCTAGAGAGCTAGCTCGATTAGGCTATGAAGTCACCATTTTTGAGGCAGAGGAAAAGGCTGGAGGGTTAAACACGTATGGCATTGTATCATTTCGTCTACCTCAAAATGTTACGTATTGGGAAGTTGATCAGGTGAAAAAGCTGAATGTAGAAATCAAAACAAATACTAGGGTCGGTACGGATGTTTCTGTAGAAGCGCTTCTCGGGACTTACGATTCTATCATTCTAGCAGCAGGAATGGCACAGGTTCCGAAATTAAATATAGAAGGAGAAGAAGCTACTGGAGTTTACGATGCGATTAATTTTGTGAAAGAAACAAAATCAACAGAGATACCGACGAACCTGATTGGAAAGAAGGTCGCAGTTATTGGGGCTGGTAACACGGCCATTGATGCAGCGACCTGTTCTGTAAGGTTAGGTGCAGCAAACGTCAAAATTATTTATCGTCGTACCTTAAAGGAAATGACAGCCTATGATTTTGAGTTTGAATTTGCTAAACAGGATGGAGTTGAATTTAGTTGGTTAACTGCTCCAAAAAGAATTATTTCTGATGAAACAGGAAAAGTCATTGGTCTAGAGTGTATCAAAATGGAGTTATCTGAAAAAGGTGAGGATGGCAGAAGACATCCAGTTGAGATTAAAGGGTCTGAGTATGTTATGGAAGTAGACGCAGTAATACGTGCAATCGGACAATCGAGGCATAATCAATTGCTGGAAAAGCTAGAAGTTGAACATCAGGCTGGAGTAGTTATTCTTGCAAATGGTTCACAGCAAACATCTAATCCAAAAGTGTTTGCTTGTGGTGACGTTATTTTTGGGAAAGGTCAAGGTGAGGCCATGGTTGTGTCGGCAGCACAACAAGGAAAATTAGCTGCCTATGAACTTCATCAAAAGCTAGGTAGTGAAGCTGTTGAAACAGCATAG